The proteins below come from a single Salinivibrio kushneri genomic window:
- a CDS encoding MarR family winged helix-turn-helix transcriptional regulator, with product MTYPQLQLNSQICHRLYKASNGISRAYRTWLSELDLTYPQYVVMMALWEENQLSIATLVEKTGIDGGAMTQILKKMSDKGLLTIVKDQDDKRKRWVTLTGKGIELQHQAAAIPEKIRCKFPSIDDEQAQHLIALLDMINHDLGESDA from the coding sequence ATGACCTATCCCCAATTACAGCTCAATAGCCAAATTTGCCACCGCTTGTATAAAGCCTCTAATGGGATTTCGCGCGCCTACCGAACCTGGTTGAGCGAGCTTGATCTCACCTATCCGCAATATGTGGTGATGATGGCGCTGTGGGAAGAAAATCAACTATCGATCGCCACGTTAGTCGAGAAAACGGGGATCGATGGTGGTGCGATGACGCAGATTTTGAAAAAGATGAGCGATAAAGGCTTGCTCACCATCGTGAAAGACCAAGACGATAAGCGAAAGCGATGGGTCACCCTCACGGGCAAAGGCATTGAGCTGCAGCACCAAGCCGCTGCTATCCCTGAGAAAATCCGCTGCAAGTTTCCCAGCATTGATGATGAGCAAGCCCAGCACCTGATTGCGCTGCTGGATATGATTAATCACGACTTAGGAGAAAGTGACGCATAA
- a CDS encoding organic hydroperoxide resistance protein, whose translation MKELQSVAYTAKATATGGREGSAKSDDGRLDVALSTPKGLGGNDGEGTNPEQLFAAGYAACFIGALRLVAGKAGVTLPEDTHINSEVSIGPIDGGFGIAVKLAVSVGDLDKETAQSLVEQAHQVCPYSNATRGNIKVELSVI comes from the coding sequence ATGAAAGAGCTACAAAGTGTTGCCTACACAGCAAAAGCGACCGCTACCGGAGGCCGTGAAGGCTCAGCAAAATCCGATGACGGACGTTTAGACGTTGCGCTCTCAACCCCTAAAGGGCTAGGCGGAAACGATGGTGAAGGCACCAACCCAGAGCAACTCTTTGCTGCCGGTTATGCAGCGTGTTTTATTGGTGCGCTGCGTTTGGTGGCGGGTAAAGCAGGCGTTACCTTGCCCGAAGACACACATATCAACTCAGAAGTGTCGATTGGCCCGATTGATGGCGGTTTTGGTATTGCCGTGAAGTTGGCAGTATCGGTTGGCGATCTGGATAAAGAGACCGCGCAGTCATTGGTCGAGCAAGCACACCAAGTATGTCCGTATTCCAATGCCACGCGTGGCAATATTAAGGTTGAATTGTCAGTGATTTAA
- a CDS encoding GNAT family N-acetyltransferase yields the protein MPDATTSKLTDISVAPLTNEDTEGVRQVSLPDQQVKFAGTADEFLAEDSETIHRHVIKRAGKTVGFFKLDIDYASQYDFCPPKTLGLRMFVVDARYQGQGLGTGAVKALLAYLPVAYGDFNWVYLTVNCRNPAAKTCYQKGGFTDTGELYWGGAAGPQHIMSAAL from the coding sequence ATGCCAGACGCCACCACCAGTAAGCTTACCGATATAAGTGTCGCCCCGCTAACGAATGAAGACACAGAGGGGGTTCGCCAGGTATCGTTACCTGACCAACAAGTAAAGTTTGCGGGGACTGCAGACGAATTTCTTGCCGAGGACAGTGAGACCATTCACCGCCATGTGATCAAGCGAGCGGGCAAGACGGTAGGCTTTTTTAAACTCGATATCGACTATGCGTCTCAGTATGACTTTTGCCCGCCAAAGACGCTGGGTCTGCGCATGTTTGTGGTGGATGCGCGGTATCAAGGGCAGGGATTAGGTACCGGTGCGGTTAAGGCCTTGCTGGCGTATTTACCCGTTGCTTATGGTGATTTCAATTGGGTGTATCTGACCGTTAACTGTCGAAACCCGGCCGCTAAAACCTGTTACCAAAAAGGCGGCTTTACCGATACAGGCGAGCTGTATTGGGGCGGTGCGGCTGGCCCTCAGCATATTATGTCGGCCGCACTGTAA